CCTGGCCAGAATCCGCGCCAGCCAATGGCTCAACCGCCTCACGGCAGATATCGATACGCTGGATAATCTGTATCTGCGTTTGCTGGCCCCACCCCTGGTCGCACTGCTCTGCGTTCTGGTCGTCAGTGGCTTGCTCGCTGCGGTTAACGTCCACCTTGGTTTGATCGCCCTGGCTCTGTTGCTGCTGGTGTTGCTGCTGGTGACCTGGGGCAGCGCCCACTTGACGCACAATCTTGCGGCCGGACGAGTATGGCAGCTGGATCAGTTGCGGGCCCGGTGTGTGGAACAGCTACAGGGCATCGCTGAGTTGGCTGCTGCGGGTCATCTCGCTGCCCGGCAGCAGCAACTACTCGAGCAAAGCCAGCAACTCATAAGCGAACAACTGCGCTGGCAACAACGCGTAGCCGTTTTGCAGGCCATCAACCTGACAGCCCTGTTGCTGATCAGTCTGCTGGGGCTGACGCTGGCATTGCAGGGCTATACTCAGAGCATTATCAGCGGCCCCGCAGGCATCATGATCGCCATGGCGCTACTGGCGCTGCACGAAAGTTTTGCCGGTTTGCCCGCCGGCAGCGCGCAATGGGGAGCAACCCTCGCCGCAGCCGAGCGCCTCAACCAGCAAACCAGCCTGCAAAGCTGTCTGCACCAGCCTGAGCATCCTGCAGCCCTGCCCGTTAAAGGCGACCTGTTCTGGCACTCGGTCAGTGTGCGGCATGCCGGGCTGCAATCCATTGACCTTCACCTGCCGATGGCAACCAGCCTGGCGGTGATTGGCCCGTCCGGGTGCGGTAAATCATCCCTGGCGGCACTGGCAGCTCGCCTGATCGATCCTGACAATGGTCAGGTGCTGTTCGGCTCGACCCCGCTGACTAGCCTGGACCTGGATCAATGGCGCAGCCAGATCGGTTACCTGACCCAGAGCACTGACCTGCTGCATGACAGCATTGCAAGCAATCTGCGCCTGGGCTCACCTGATGCTAGTGACGATGAGCTCTGGCAAGCTCTGGACCGGGTCGAGTTGGGAGATATGGTGCGAGAGTTGCCCGATGGCCTGCATAGCTGGGTTGGCGAAACCGGCCGCCAGCTGTCCGGTGGCGAAGGCAGGCGTCTGGCGCTGGCACGGGTGCTACTCAAGGATCCACCCATCGTCATTCTGGATGAACCTTTTACCGGCGTAGACCATATCCGGCGTGAACGCATCAAGGCCTGGCTGCACAGCTGGCTGCAAGGACGGACTGTGCTTCTGCTGGCCCATGACGCCGATGCACTGCCAGCTGCGGACCGGGTGCTGCAATGGCCTCAGGTCTGGTCTCGGTAGTGGCCCGCGACGATGCAGACTGCCCCCGCCAGCCCGAGCCGTGTATCATGCAGGTCACATTGAATCACCCAGCAGAGACCCATGACTGATAAGGCCCAGACCCGTCCCGAGCACAAACAACGCCCGCTGATCGACCTGCTGGTGAGTATTGTCGCGCCCTCGATCATCCTGATGAAATTCAGTGGCGAAGAGCACCTCGGGCCACCGCTGGCGCTGGTCATTGCCCTGGCCTTTCCGCTCGGCTGGGGGCTGTTCGAGCTGATTCGCTATCGCAAGTTCAACTGGATTGCCCTGCTCGGCCTGGTCAGCGTCATGCTCACCGGCGGCATCGGTCTGCTCAAGCTCGATCCTCAGTGGCTGGCAATCAAGGAAGCCGCCGTGCCCGGTATCATCGGTATTGCCGTGCTGGTCTCGACCCGAACCCGTTTCCCGTTGATTCGCACCCTCCTGTACAACGACAAAGTGCTCAACGTGGACCTGGTACACGAACGCCTGAGCGAACGCAGTCTCGTTGACGTTTTTGAGCAGCGCCTGCTCAAAGCCACCTACTTCCTTGCCGGTACTTTCTTTTTCTCATCGGTGATGAACTATGTTCTGGCCAAGTGGATCGTCAACAGCCCTGCAGGTTCGCAGGCCTTCAATGAAGAGCTCGGCCGCATGACGCTGGTCAGCTATCCGATGATCGCACTGCCGTCGATGGTCATGATGGTCCTGATCCTGGTCTATCTGTGGCGAACCATTCATGGGCTGACCGGCTTGACCATGGAAGACATCGTCGCCCAGCCGCCAGGCAAAAACAGCCAGGAATCCTGACGCGCCAGCGCAAGAGCCCTGCAGCGACCAAAGCTACATCATGGGCACCAGCGAGGTGCCCATGTGCGTTTTGCCACAACATGCAGGCCATGCTATATCTGAACGACTGGCCAAGCTCGCTTGACCGCACTTAATCCGCACAAGGCAGGGACTGCCGCGACAAACTCCCTTGCCTGCCGTTCTACAGAACCCCGCACAAACACCGTGTGACGGGAATGGCGGTAGCGTGCCTGCCGTCGGGGAATTGATCACCATGATCGATATCCTGGAGCATGCCCGGAAATGAAGGATTAACGTCATGATTTCAACGCGTTAAACGCACGATGGAAAACCGGGATATGAGGCTCTGCGACCATTTTGCCGGTCACATGAAACCCGACAATCGGGTTATAAGACTGACGTCACGGGGCTGCAAGCGAGTTGGAACAACATTTAAGAAAAACAAAACGATCACCGACATATTGGTCGGTGAGGCTGATATATAAATGTTGAACAAAGCCGCTTCGCGGCAGAGTAGAGGCGTTACGTCATTACTAGCACAAGGACACAAGGATATGTCCGATCGCGCAGTGCAGAAGGTGTTTGCTGCCTACCATGACCGGTTGAAGGCAACCAAACAGCCGCTAAAGAACCTGAATGTCACCGCCGGAGTAATACTGACCCACCAACGTCGACTTAAAATTGACCCACCTGAAGCAAAATGGCCGCCTAATCAAATGACCAGAGCGGCGGCCGATGTTGACTCAGGAGAGACTCGTGGAAATTCATGTATTACATGGCCAAGGCAACAGCATTCGCGCCATCGCAAAGCAGCTCGGAGTGTCGCGCAATACGGTGCGGAGGTATCTGCGGGATCTGACGGTTGTACCTAGCTATCCGGACCGGGCTGCTCGCCCAGCAAAGCTAGAGCCCTACAAAACCTATCTGTTAGCACGGATCGAGGCGGCCAAACCGCACTGGATACCGGCAACGGTTCTGTTCAGCGAGATTCAGGATCGTGGCTATGCTGGCGGAATCACTCAGCTCAAGAACTATCTCGCCGAGTTCAAGACGGCCGTGCCTGATCCGGTAGTTCGTTTCGAGACGCCTCCAGGCAAGCAAATGCAGGTCGATTTCAC
This sequence is a window from Halopseudomonas salegens. Protein-coding genes within it:
- the cydC gene encoding thiol reductant ABC exporter subunit CydC; this translates as MRELLPWLTAMRPYRGRLQLGIGLLALTLLAGIGLLALSGWFITATGVTAMLWAAGTRVAFDVYVPGGGIRFFAVTRTLARYTERVFNHNTVLTLLAALRVRHFSALTRLDGNNLARIRASQWLNRLTADIDTLDNLYLRLLAPPLVALLCVLVVSGLLAAVNVHLGLIALALLLLVLLLVTWGSAHLTHNLAAGRVWQLDQLRARCVEQLQGIAELAAAGHLAARQQQLLEQSQQLISEQLRWQQRVAVLQAINLTALLLISLLGLTLALQGYTQSIISGPAGIMIAMALLALHESFAGLPAGSAQWGATLAAAERLNQQTSLQSCLHQPEHPAALPVKGDLFWHSVSVRHAGLQSIDLHLPMATSLAVIGPSGCGKSSLAALAARLIDPDNGQVLFGSTPLTSLDLDQWRSQIGYLTQSTDLLHDSIASNLRLGSPDASDDELWQALDRVELGDMVRELPDGLHSWVGETGRQLSGGEGRRLALARVLLKDPPIVILDEPFTGVDHIRRERIKAWLHSWLQGRTVLLLAHDADALPAADRVLQWPQVWSR
- a CDS encoding VC0807 family protein, whose amino-acid sequence is MTDKAQTRPEHKQRPLIDLLVSIVAPSIILMKFSGEEHLGPPLALVIALAFPLGWGLFELIRYRKFNWIALLGLVSVMLTGGIGLLKLDPQWLAIKEAAVPGIIGIAVLVSTRTRFPLIRTLLYNDKVLNVDLVHERLSERSLVDVFEQRLLKATYFLAGTFFFSSVMNYVLAKWIVNSPAGSQAFNEELGRMTLVSYPMIALPSMVMMVLILVYLWRTIHGLTGLTMEDIVAQPPGKNSQES